Within Enterobacter sp. RHBSTW-00175, the genomic segment GTATCACTGTTTATTTGGCTTAAGTCACTTATTTGCAGGGGGGCGTTACTCTGAACCTGTTAATATTTTCATTTTTATTACACAACAAAAATAAAACAGGTAAAAAATAGTTAACTTAGGGTGTTCCGAATATCTTTACTTTCAGGGAGAATACACTCGCTGTAAAACAAAAGAATAAAACTTCATCTCTTGCCTGTGTCTTTATCGGGCGGCTTCTCTTTTACATATTCATCACTATGGAGTTACTCATGAAGCGTAACACCCCCGTTACACAAAACGAGTATTTACTTAACGAAGGCTCGACGTTAATGTCGACAACCAATACACATAGTCATATTACCTATGCGAATTCGGCCTTTATTGAAGCCAGTGGATATAAAGAAGAAAATCTTATGGGTGAACCTCATAATGTTATACGCCACCCGGATATGCCAGCTGAGGCATTCGGGGATATGTGGTTTACATTACAGCAAGGAGAGAGCTGGACCGGGCTTGTCAAGAACCGCCGCCACAACGGGGATCACTACTGGGTGCGAGCCAACGTTACGCCGGTTTACCAGAATGAAACATTAACCGGTTATATCTCTGTGCGTAATATTCCCGCACGTGAAGAGATCGAAGCCAGTGAAAAACTCTATGAGAAAGTGCGAAATAACGAATTAAAACATCATCGCTTTTATAAAGGGTTGTTGGTCCGCCGCGGCATATTCTCTTTCACTTCTGTTTTTAAACGGCTGAGCATTACCCGGCGCGTTAATATCGGAATATCCATAACCGCCCTGTTCTCTTGTTTACTTTTACTGATATTACCCAAAGGTATAAGTCAACTGGGTGGCGTAATTCTGCCGTTAATTAGCCTGACGCTATATCTTAATGCACAAATATCACGTCCGGTAAAAACCATTGTCAGCCAGATGCAACGCGTAGTTTCCGGGCGAAAAACAGACTATTTCCATTTCGATCGGGTTGACGAAATTGGCCTGATGATGCGCCTCGTTAATCAGTCGGGTTTAAACCTGAACTCGCTGGTGGATGATGTTGGCACCCAGATTGGCGGTATCGGCAATATCAGTCAGCAGGTG encodes:
- a CDS encoding methyl-accepting chemotaxis protein, with amino-acid sequence MKRNTPVTQNEYLLNEGSTLMSTTNTHSHITYANSAFIEASGYKEENLMGEPHNVIRHPDMPAEAFGDMWFTLQQGESWTGLVKNRRHNGDHYWVRANVTPVYQNETLTGYISVRNIPAREEIEASEKLYEKVRNNELKHHRFYKGLLVRRGIFSFTSVFKRLSITRRVNIGISITALFSCLLLLILPKGISQLGGVILPLISLTLYLNAQISRPVKTIVSQMQRVVSGRKTDYFHFDRVDEIGLMMRLVNQSGLNLNSLVDDVGTQIGGIGNISQQVAKEGAALQARSEETADDLQQTAAAVEEIASAVQQTAETAKEAIQMADRTSDSAHSGEAMMKQTIGMMQSVSQDNSQIVDIISVIDRIAFQTNILALNAAVEAARAGEAGRGFAVVAAEVRNLAQHSATAAKEIKTLIEKNVASVNNGVEMVEQTETHLTVMIGNVLQMTSLIKEIGHATQEQTQALSLINESISRIGVMTSNNTGMVDNVANAANHLTQRTTRLQQAIAVFGG